ACGAACGCGGCGACCGCCAGTTTGAAGGGCAGCGTGTGGTCGAAGACCGCGAGCAGCCGGCAGGCGACGGCCAGGTCGTCCAGCGTGTCCTGCCAGGCCGGCAGGCCTGCTTCGACCACGGTGCCCGGGATGACCGACTGTTCGGTGACGACGTCCCGCAGCGGGCCGGTGATGCCGATTGCCTGCAGCCGCTCGCGCAGCACCGGTCCGAGTGAGATCCGGTCGGTCCCGTTCGCGCTCCGGTAGGTGCGCAGGGCGTCCCGGACGGGCTTCAGCCCGGGTACGCGATCCGCCCACTGTTCCAGGTGGTCGGCACCGTGTTCGTCGACGACGGGTTGGGCCAGCAGCAGACCGGAGGCCAGGAGCGAACGCACGTAGCCGGCGGCCCGCTCCGGCGCCGCGGGCAGGCCCGCCGTCAGCTCGGCGAGCGTCGGCTGCCCGGCGGCGGCACGCAGGCAGTGCCGCAGCGGCGGGGTGAGGGGCAGGGTGAGGAGTTCCTCGGCCGGTGCCGGGCCGAGGAACCGGACGCTGTCGCCCACCAGGCGCGCGCTCGGGTTGACCCGGACCGTCGTCCCGTCCGCGGCGGCGGTCAACGGCGTGAGGACCGACAGGTCGAGGTCGACGACGGACCGGGCCGGCGCGGTCGCGGTCCAGCGCAGCGCCGGACCGTCCGGGACGAACCTGCCGAGGCCGCTGGCGGTGAAGGTGCTGAACGGACTGGTCTTGACGGCGGCGCGCGCCGCGTAGACGGCCAGCCGGATCAGCTCCTGCCGCCCGGGTGCGCGCCGGAGGACCTCGCGCAGGGTGGGGCTGGCGTGGGCGAGGCCCTGGTCGAAGCGGGGATCCAGGCCGATCTCCCGCAGCTGCCCGCCGATGGCGAGGTCCGCTTCGGCCAGCACGGTCGGCAACTGGGCCAGGTCGGCCCGAAACCTGTCCAGTGTGCGGCCGAACTCCGCGATGGTCGAGGCGAGTTCGACGCCGAGTGCGGCGGCGACCGGGGGTCGGCGAGCAGCCGCGCCGGATCGCGCAGCTGGTGCACCGTCCGCCGCAGCGCGACCAGTTTCGGTTTGGCGGAAGGGTCCGGCAGCGCCCCGATCACCGTGTGGCACCGGTCGGACAGCGCGGCGGCGTCGGCCGTCAGCCCGGCCTCCGTGCGCGCCGCCGTCATCAGCGCCTGCCGCAGCCGCTGGTCGACGAGCCGGTCGAGCACGGTCGCGGGCAGGCCGGCGACGCGGACGGCGAAGGTGTCGGCGTGATCGGTCATGGGAACGGGTGGGGGTGGGGGTTGAGGTCGGCGTCGGTCAGCGGCTGCGGCGCGTACCCGAGCAGGTGGGGCACCTCCCGCAGCCGACGCAGCCCGGTGGTGCGCCGGTTGCGGTGGCCGAAGGTCATGGACAGCGCGCCGGGTACGATCACCTTCACGCAGTGCAGTCCGGCGGCCTCGTGCAGCGGCGAGGTCTGGTCGACGACCACCACGTCCATGCCGCCCGCCAGCATGCGGTCCACGGCCTCGGTCAGGTCGTCCCGCAGGTCGGCGTGGTGCGGCCAGGGGCCGCGGCCGAGCCGGTCCCAGCCGGTCCTGCGGTCACCGGAGAGCAGGAACGAGAAGCGTTCGAACGCCTCCGGAGTCGCGCTGCACAGCGCGTGGTCGGTCATGATGCGCACCAGATCGGGATCGGCGGCCATCTGCCGGGCCCGCTCGGCCTCGGCGGGGTACCTGCGCATCTCCTGCTCGACGATGGGGGCCAGTTCGCCGAGTGCGGTGAGCACGGCGGCGACCGGATCCAGCGCCGATCCGCTGGTGCAGACGACCTTCGGCCGGGCGGCGTCGCCGGTGGTGTCCTGCGCCAGCACCCAGAACGCGGGGATCGCCTCGGTCAGCGTCATGTCGAAGACCCGCAGCCGGTAGCCGGTGCGCTCGATGCGTTCGACGACGAGCCCGACGCGCGGGTCGGGCGCCCGGGCCAGGTCCACCTCCGGCAGGGGCATCCTGGCGTACCAGGTCATCAGGAACGCGTCCCGCTCGACGACCTCCAGGATCCCGTGCAGGATCGCCTCCTCGACGCAGCCGCCGAGGGCGCAGCCGTTGGAGATCTCGAAGGTGAAGGGCTTGTCCGCCCGGGCCCCCGGCTGCAGGGCCGTCCGGTAGTACGCGTAGGTCTCCGGGACGAGCACCGGCCGGCCCTGGCGGAACGAGTACGCCCACACCCAGGACACCACGGCGTCCTCGGTGAACGGCTGGTAGGGGCAGTCCGGTTCCTGGTAGCGCTCCGCCGGGAACAGGCCGAGCGACCGGGGATCGAGCGCGTCCCGGGCGAGGTCCGCGTAGCTGCCGCGGACGGTGGTCCGCTTGCCCCGGGGCCACTGGCCGCCGAGCCGTTCCAGGGCCTCGGCGACCGCGGTGGCCCGGCAGGAGGCGAAGTCGCGGGCGCGCCCGAACCCGGCCTCGCCGCGGTAGCCGCACTCGGTCAGGACCGACTCGGCCAGCGGGAGCAGCGAGTCGCGCAGGCCGGTGGGCGGGGCGACCACGCCGGTCTCGGCGTCGACGTAGAGCTCGGTCAGCCGGGACTCCGAGAGCTCGCCGATCCGGCCGGCGCCGGGGCTGGGCTTGGGCCGCGGCAGGGGCGTGATCGCGGCCCGCGCGGCGGTGTCCTCGGGCCGTCCGCCGCAGGCCGGGCACAGCGGGTCCGGGAGGAACGTGTGCCGGGTCTGGGCCAGGTCGCGCAGGTCGAGGTACCAGCAGCAGTTCCGCGCGGCCCCCGCGTGCACCAGCTCGCGCACCGCGTCGGCGGCGAAGGCCGACAGCCAGGCGGACGGCCGGGTCGCGACCCGGCCGTCCTTGCGCAGCTCGCCCGTCCACCGGTCGCGCCGGGGCGCGCCGGATCGCCAGGTCTGCAGGCACCACACGCAGCCGGGTTCGCCGGGCCGGACGATCGGGCCGACCACGACCCGGTCGAGTTCGGTCCACACCGGCAGCCAGGGCTCGCCCCGGTCGTGGGCCGCGGACCAGTCGGCGGTGTCCCAGCCGTCGTGTGCCACCACCAGCATCGACGGCGGACGCCGGGCGATGGCGTCGGCCAGCAGGCCGTCACCGATGACCGAGTCGCTCATGCCCCCGCCTCTCCCCGGGCCTTCGGCCGGGGGTGCCCCCATCGCTCGCTCACGCGTCGTCCTCCCTCACCAGGTCAGCCGGAACTCGGGGCGCAGCCCGGCCGGGTGCTCCGTGCCGAAGTGCGCCATCAGCAGACTCCGTTTCCGCCCCTCCAGGCCGAACCAGCTGTCCAGCAGGTGCGTGAGCACGTCGTTCTGGATCCGGCTCGCCACGTCGACGGCGGCGGCGGCGAGGCAGGCGCGGTGCAGTGCGGCGCCTGCGGCCGCCTGCTGCAGGCGGTACCAGCGGGCGCCGTACCGCTCCTCGGCGGCCTCGGCGTCGCCCACCGGCAGCAGCCACAGGTTCGCCGTCCGGGCGCCCTGCTGGGTCAGCGCGGCCAGCGCGGCCTCGCGGATCCGCTGCCGGGGATCGCCCTCGCTCACCAGCTCCAGCTGGTGCCGGTCGGGAAGGTAGCGGTAGGCGCCGGCCGGCACGCCGGTCACGTCGGCGATCACGCAGTAGAACTCGACCAGGTTGGCCGGCAGGTCCCAGCGCGCCTGCCGGCCGTAGGCGGTGAGGATCGTGGCCAGCGCGCCCGGCGACATGGGCTCCCCGTTGAAGCCGCGCACGGCCGCGTGCCGGGTGCGCGTCCCGGCCGGCAGATCCGGCTCCGCATGCGGCAGGCTGATCCGCCGGCCCTCTCCCGCCGGTGCGATGGGCAGCGGTGCGGGGTCGGGGCGGCTCTGCGCGAGCACGGACGCGTGCGCGCCGGCCGCGAGCGGGAAGGTCGTCAGCGACGGACCGCCGAACGCGGAGGGCACCGGCGGGACGAGCTCGACGACCGCGTGCACGCCCTCCTCCCGGGGTCGAGCCCCAGCAGTTCGGTGATGTCGGCGTCGGGGAAGCACAGCCGGGCCGTGGCGCCCGTGCCGTCCGCGACCGCCAGCGCGTGCGCCACCTGGATGCCCGACTCCAGGCAGGCGAGGCGGTAGTACATCTCGCCGTACTTGGCGGCCAGCCGCCAGAACACGTTGGTCTGCACGAGGACCGTCGCGGCGGGCCGGGACGCCACCCAGCTCCGGTAGTCACCCGAGCGCAGGCGCACCAGGTCGTGCCGGGCCGGATCGTAGTAGTGGACGCCGGTGGGCACCTCCGAGTCGGGACCGGCGATCACGTACCACTCGGAGCTGTAACGGGCGCCCCCGGACGGTGTCGGACGCCGGGTCACCAGCCACTGCAGCGGGTCGTCGTCCGGGATGGCCTCGAAACTGTCGGTGAAGGGCAGCATGTCCAGCGGGGTCAGCCACTGCGACCGGGTGATGCCGCCGAGATCCGCGAGCAGCCGGCCCAGCCGGTTGCCGGACTTCTCCGGCGGCCAGGGCAGCGGGTGCCGCGGCGCCCCCGGGTAGCTCTTGACCACCTGCGGTGGGTACGCCTTCGGGTTCGCCACCTCGGTCGGCGTGTGCACGTCCTCGTGGTAGCGCGTCGCCTCGTTGCTCACGGGTCACACCGTGCACAGGTCGAAGGCGGTCCTGGTCACCAGCAGCCGCAGGTGGGACTCCTGGGCCAGGGTGATGCCGAGCCGGTTGCACATCAGGTGCGCGCACCGTTCCACGATCAGCTGGGGCACCAGGTGGTTGATGTGTTCCAGCACGTCGGCGGGGGCCTCGAAGCTTGGGTAGGCGTCCAGCCGGCCCAGCAGCTCCAGTTCGACCAGGGTGTCGTTGAGATCCCGCACGGTCGTCAGCCAGGTGCTCACCACGGACGCCTCGGGCAGCGGCACGCCCGGGTCGCCGCCCACACCGCCTCCAGGGTGGTGCGCAGGTGGGCCTTGTTCGCGTCGAAGTGCTGCCGGAACTCCTTCGAGCCCATCACCTCCTCCACCGCCACGCCGCCGGTCTCCACCATGAACCTCGCCTGGTAGGCGAGTTCGGGCAGGATGCCGGTGAAGAGCGTGCGGTCGGCGGCCAGCATGGCGAAGGCGTCCATGGCGCGCTGCCCCGGCGTGCGCCCGCGGGCGATCAGTTCGACCGCCAGCGCGCTGGCCGCCATGAGCTGGTTCTCGACCGCGGCCAGCGCGCGGCCCGTGCCGAACACCTCCGTCTCCGGCACGTAGTCGATGAACGCGACCGAGTTGTCCGGGTGCAGCACCGGGTCGTGGTCGGCCATGCGTTCCAGCGCGGCGAGACCGGGCGCGGACTCGGCATACTCCTGTGCGGTCATCGAGGACTGCGAGGGTGACGCCCGGTAGAACTCCGCGGCGGTCTCCTCGATGACCGAACGGACCTGCCCGGCGTCCTCCGGCCGGGTGAGCACCCGCAGCCGCACGTGCGGGCCGCCCTCCCAGTAGCGGAGGAAGAAGAAGCCCTCGGCCTGTCCGGCCCCGCGCAGCCGTTCCACTGCGGGCTTGACGACACCGGCGATCACGGCATCCTGATCGCCGTGGTAGAAGAGGTGGGCGCTGACCCAGCTGGGCTCAGACATACGTGACTCCAGGCTCGTTGAGTTCCACGATGTACTCGGCGACGCGCTCGCCGCGGACCTGGCCGGGATCCGGCACCATCTCGCTGATCTGCACGATCGCGTTCGGCTCGGTGAGCCGGCGTTCCAACCCGAGCAGCAGCAGCATGCTCGCGAAATCGAGGTAGTTCGGCTTGGTGTCGTTGCCCGGCCCCTGGCCGTTCCCGGCCTGGCCCAGGACGGTCGGGTCGAGCACGGTCGCGAAGCACCGCTCGGGGATGCCGTGTTCGGCCAGCCAACCGGCCGTCCTCAGCATCCAGTCCGCGTCGGTGGCGGCGTCCGCCCGCCGCGGCAGCCGGTCCGCGCGGGTCATCCACATGGCGCGCCGCAGCACGACGTTGCCCACCATCAGGCGGGGCAGGTGGTGCACGCCGCCCGCCGCCCGCGGGTCCGAGGTCATCCTGAGCTCGGTGTGCGCGCCGAACCAGGTGTTGGACTCGCCGAACGCCTCGACCATGAACCGCGCGGCGGGCGGCAGCAGCCGGTCGCCGAGCCCCGGGTGCACCGGGCAGATCTGCTTGCCGAGCCGCCGCGACACCAACGCGAGCAGCCCGTCCTCGCCGCGCCGCACGTACAGGTCGTTGACCGGCAGCAGGTCCTCGGGCGAGCGCAGGCTGCGCACCCCGGGGTAGTCGACGACCAGCGGGACACCGGGCCTGCGCACGTTCACCGCGGAACGGGCCACCGCCTCGAACTCGGCGAACAGCACGTCGTCCCGGTCCGCGGCCAGCCCCGGCCCGGCCGGTGCGTCCTCGCGCAGGTCGAGCGCGTCCAGGATCTGCCGCACCCGGTTGCGGCCCCGGCCGAAGCCGCAGCTGATGGTGTTGACCACCAGCTCCGGACCGTGCGCGGCCTCGGCGAGCTGGCAGTAGGCCGCGATCGACGTCGGCGTGCGGACCCAGCCCGGCCATTCCTCGGCAAGGGTGCGCACCTCCTCGGGATCGACCCGGACCACGCCGTCCTCGTCCGGCTTCCGCTCTCCCAGCAGGCGCTTGCCGGCGGTGCGCAGGCGGTGCAGCTCGCGCACGGCCCCGACCGGGCTGTCCTCGCCGGCGAACCGGCTGTGCGCCAGCCACGACCCGCCCGCGGCCGGCTGCGCCGCGGCCCCGGCGGACTGCTCGGCCAGGACGTCCCGGTAGAACACCAGCAGCGGCACCTGCGCGTCGGCCGGGTACCGGCTGCGGAACAGCGCGTCGAGGGTGAGCTTGAACGGCAGGTCGGGCCCGATCAGGCCGAGCAGGGTGCGCACCGCGTCGAGGTCCGTCAGCAGCGGCTGCCACCTGCTGCGGTCGAGCACGGCGGTCGTGCCGGGATGCACCGCGTTCTCGTAGAAGCTGTACCGGCCGAACTCCTGGGCCAGCTTCGGGCTGTTCAGGTGGGCGTGGTCGCCCACCTCGCGAAGCGCCGTGTCCAGACCGCGGATCACGGCCTCGCGGACGGCGACCCGTTCGCCGGGGGCCTCGATCGTCGAGTAGCTCGACAGCGCCTCGTGCACGCCGTGCAGGGTTCGGTCCAGCCGTTCCAGGCCGGGCTGCCCGAGCTGCTGCAACCAGACGCGCAGGTCGGCGACCGGGTCCGGGGCCTGGTCGGCGAGCGGCGGGACGAGCTCCAGCACGCCCAGCGCCACCAGGCGGCGGAGGAAGGCGTCGACCTGACTCCCGTCGGCCGCCCGGGCCAGCAGGGCGTCGCGCAGGTCGTCGAGCGTGGTCCCGGGGATGACCAGGTCCATCACCCGGCGCAGGGTCGGGGTGACGGCGAGGCTGTGCACGTGCTCGACCGGACGCCGGCCCAGGAACACCAGCGTGTCGTCGGCGACCGTGACGCTGGGGTTGATCCGGATCGGGCGGCCGCCGACGACCTCCGGGCGTTCGCTGACGGCGCGGGCGATCCGGTGCAGCGAACCGACGCTGATC
The Kitasatospora paranensis genome window above contains:
- a CDS encoding TOMM precursor leader peptide-binding protein, translated to MSDSVIGDGLLADAIARRPPSMLVVAHDGWDTADWSAAHDRGEPWLPVWTELDRVVVGPIVRPGEPGCVWCLQTWRSGAPRRDRWTGELRKDGRVATRPSAWLSAFAADAVRELVHAGAARNCCWYLDLRDLAQTRHTFLPDPLCPACGGRPEDTAARAAITPLPRPKPSPGAGRIGELSESRLTELYVDAETGVVAPPTGLRDSLLPLAESVLTECGYRGEAGFGRARDFASCRATAVAEALERLGGQWPRGKRTTVRGSYADLARDALDPRSLGLFPAERYQEPDCPYQPFTEDAVVSWVWAYSFRQGRPVLVPETYAYYRTALQPGARADKPFTFEISNGCALGGCVEEAILHGILEVVERDAFLMTWYARMPLPEVDLARAPDPRVGLVVERIERTGYRLRVFDMTLTEAIPAFWVLAQDTTGDAARPKVVCTSGSALDPVAAVLTALGELAPIVEQEMRRYPAEAERARQMAADPDLVRIMTDHALCSATPEAFERFSFLLSGDRRTGWDRLGRGPWPHHADLRDDLTEAVDRMLAGGMDVVVVDQTSPLHEAAGLHCVKVIVPGALSMTFGHRNRRTTGLRRLREVPHLLGYAPQPLTDADLNPHPHPFP
- a CDS encoding thiopeptide-type bacteriocin biosynthesis protein — its product is MSEPSWVSAHLFYHGDQDAVIAGVVKPAVERLRGAGQAEGFFFLRYWEGGPHVRLRVLTRPEDAGQVRSVIEETAAEFYRASPSQSSMTAQEYAESAPGLAALERMADHDPVLHPDNSVAFIDYVPETEVFGTGRALAAVENQLMAASALAVELIARGRTPGQRAMDAFAMLAADRTLFTGILPELAYQARFMVETGGVAVEEVMGSKEFRQHFDANKAHLRTTLEAVWAATRACRCPRRPW
- a CDS encoding nitroreductase family protein; this translates as MHAVVELVPPVPSAFGGPSLTTFPLAAGAHASVLAQSRPDPAPLPIAPAGEGRRISLPHAEPDLPAGTRTRHAAVRGFNGEPMSPGALATILTAYGRQARWDLPANLVEFYCVIADVTGVPAGAYRYLPDRHQLELVSEGDPRQRIREAALAALTQQGARTANLWLLPVGDAEAAEERYGARWYRLQQAAAGAALHRACLAAAAVDVASRIQNDVLTHLLDSWFGLEGRKRSLLMAHFGTEHPAGLRPEFRLTW
- a CDS encoding SagB/ThcOx family dehydrogenase, coding for MSNEATRYHEDVHTPTEVANPKAYPPQVVKSYPGAPRHPLPWPPEKSGNRLGRLLADLGGITRSQWLTPLDMLPFTDSFEAIPDDDPLQWLVTRRPTPSGGARYSSEWYVIAGPDSEVPTGVHYYDPARHDLVRLRSGDYRSWVASRPAATVLVQTNVFWRLAAKYGEMYYRLACLESGIQVAHALAVADGTGATARLCFPDADITELLGLDPGRRACTRSSSSSRRCPPRSAVRR
- a CDS encoding lantibiotic dehydratase; the encoded protein is MDTLREAVPGSAGYLTGPAAVVRLAGSPVAVLDGLRCARSWRTAGELVGLRAEIADAAAELSDLLYAAIGAADDGEPKARLVAVRRAVHRGRRVDPARLTDVPADLAAPVRAWTARLAERDRLLAELPDRLEEDWAASYRALGTAARLPAFQLGLVHANPDMYLALHKWFDTGRAPQRQTVLRLAQYLARSAAKTSPYSTFTSSGLAAWSRCDDIVELSGRLAEGRVAAATTTEISVGSLHRIARAVSERPEVVGGRPIRINPSVTVADDTLVFLGRRPVEHVHSLAVTPTLRRVMDLVIPGTTLDDLRDALLARAADGSQVDAFLRRLVALGVLELVPPLADQAPDPVADLRVWLQQLGQPGLERLDRTLHGVHEALSSYSTIEAPGERVAVREAVIRGLDTALREVGDHAHLNSPKLAQEFGRYSFYENAVHPGTTAVLDRSRWQPLLTDLDAVRTLLGLIGPDLPFKLTLDALFRSRYPADAQVPLLVFYRDVLAEQSAGAAAQPAAGGSWLAHSRFAGEDSPVGAVRELHRLRTAGKRLLGERKPDEDGVVRVDPEEVRTLAEEWPGWVRTPTSIAAYCQLAEAAHGPELVVNTISCGFGRGRNRVRQILDALDLREDAPAGPGLAADRDDVLFAEFEAVARSAVNVRRPGVPLVVDYPGVRSLRSPEDLLPVNDLYVRRGEDGLLALVSRRLGKQICPVHPGLGDRLLPPAARFMVEAFGESNTWFGAHTELRMTSDPRAAGGVHHLPRLMVGNVVLRRAMWMTRADRLPRRADAATDADWMLRTAGWLAEHGIPERCFATVLDPTVLGQAGNGQGPGNDTKPNYLDFASMLLLLGLERRLTEPNAIVQISEMVPDPGQVRGERVAEYIVELNEPGVTYV